In Drosophila willistoni isolate 14030-0811.24 chromosome XR unlocalized genomic scaffold, UCI_dwil_1.1 Seg144, whole genome shotgun sequence, one DNA window encodes the following:
- the LOC6639265 gene encoding cilia- and flagella-associated protein 45, translating to MPCFSASNVRFVSADAQLKQKCQELRARAQTAAYRPPAGGFRPSTQMSYVPFRRRCADDSAAYDQKQLKRNERERKRNQGCKSVVLRPQDMRRLKEQGKVITIPERLRNIEQNDEEHRRQLQMVEEARQRFKKIDEARQAEAGSGKSNQLESEILDEKLSVLTRAFLAKQEQEEEVKQINRMILDAKCKAVREAQIQEKYLLAKALREDDERMAKMVNERAKKALTAEDERERLEVEKRAKYAQEIRQQLSERENRRYLEAKRVAEEAKDIRKATELLKEEEEKQRNFIQVRKQRFRDELKRIREMSNVFKQMLLEQERLADLRVVAYMREKQEKERQLKEIRKVAKKEFERRQQRIYTVAAEALETRQTSEELKYLKERDRVEREYRQKEKLAAITKRETERDLLASRAQQAQEMKNRLALEIAHAEEEFNKVMDRMREEEEKQKCIDRQRESQRRLYQRDLKQQMTDKEAERRRISEIEQTRVKQWLENEQQRDANIKQVISSKIAAMRENCLPEKYLKEVEKQLKNIQSSRNRIR from the coding sequence ATGCCCTGCTTTTCAGCATCCAATGTGCGTTTCGTGAGCGCCGATGCgcaattgaaacaaaaatgtcAAGAACTACGTGCTCGGGCACAAACTGCTGCCTATCGTCCACCGGCGGGAGGATTTCGTCCCTCCACTCAGATGTCCTATGTACCCTTTCGAAGACGCTGTGCAGATGACTCGGCGGCCTACGATCAGAAGCAATTGAAACGTAATGAGAGAGAGCGCAAGCGAAATCAGGGATGCAAAAGTGTTGTTCTACGTCCCCAGGACATGAGACGGCTCAAAGAGCAAGGAAAAGTCATAACAATACCAGAAAGATTACGAAACATAGAACAAAATGATGAGGAACATCGCCGACAACTGCAAATGGTAGAGGAAGCTCGTCAGCGTTTCAAAAAAATTGACGAAGCTCGCCAGGCTGAGGCTGGCAGCGGCAAATCGAACCAATTGGAAAGTGAAATTCTGGACGAGAAATTGTCGGTGCTGACGCGTGCTTTTTTGGCCAAACAAGAGCAAGAGGAGGAGGTTAAGCAAATCAATCGCATGATTTTGGATGCCAAATGCAAGGCAGTGCGAGAGGCACAAATCCAAGAGAAATATCTACTTGCCAAGGCACTGAGAGAGGATGATGAACGCATGGCGAAAATGGTCAATGAAAGGGCCAAAAAGGCGCTCACTGCTGAGGATGAACGAGAACGTTTAGAGGTCGAGAAACGTGCAAAATACGCTCAGGAAATACGCCAGCAATTGAGTGAGAgggaaaatcgtcgttatctggaGGCCAAACGTGTGGCCGAGGAAGCCAAAGACATCCGCAAGGCAACCGAATTGCTTAAAGAGGAAGAGGAGAAACAACGTAATTTCATTCAAGTGCGCAAACAACGTTTTCGTGATGAACTTAAACGCATCCGCGAAATGTCGAATGTGTTTAAGCAAATGCTCTTGGAACAAGAACGCCTGGCTGACCTTCGTGTGGTCGCCTATATGCGTGAGAAGCAGGAGAAGGAGCGCCAACTGAAAGAGATACGAAAGGTGGCCAAAAAGGAGTTCGAACGACGGCAACAGCGCATCTATACGGTGGCCGCCGAAGCATTGGAAACACGACAGACCAGCGAAGAGTTGAAATATCTCAAGGAACGTGATCGGGTCGAACGGGAGTATAGGCAAAAGGAGAAGCTGGCGGCCATTACCAAACGAGAGACAGAGCGAGATCTCCTGGCATCGAGGGCCCAACAGGCCCAAGAGATGAAAAACCGCTTAGCCCTCGAAATAGCCCATGCCGAGGAGGAGTTCAACAAGGTCATGGATCGCATGcgtgaggaggaggagaagcaGAAATGCATCGATCGTCAACGCGAGAGTCAACGTCGTCTCTATCAGCGCGATCTTAAGCAACAGATGACTGACAAAGAAGCCGAACGTCGTCGCATCTCCGAAATTGAACAGACACGCGTCAAGCAATGGCTCGAGAATGAACAGCAACGCGATGCCAATATCAAGCAGGTGATTAGTTCGAAAATTGCCGCCATGCGTGAGAATTGTTTGCCCGAAAAGTATTTAAAGGAGGTGGAAAAGCAGCTCAAGAACATTCAGAGTAGTCGCAATCGCATACGctaa
- the LOC6639264 gene encoding putative phosphatidate phosphatase, producing MRTFKRGFFCSDLSLRYPYHECTITVPMLLVMMLLMPMLFISVVEVMRICKHFRMRQYIRNLWRSQATFSFGFIATYLTTELAKHVVGRLRPHFYSACQPRLHDGSSCADTQNADLYVEQFYCSNRNISSRQIRELHVSFPSAHSSLSFYSMCLLAFYVHSAWQGRGSTRVLRHILQFLLLMSAWYVSLSRVADYWHHWSDVLAGAVLGVVYASITAIYVGDLLRVRAIYSVSGSSANGRGGCHHHNHHHHLHHQLLAENNNSSTSTKVHFLQSATTTPSPSPPLPLPLLGNNINDIDDNDNDNDVDDHNEVVDDDDDDDDVYKPPTSRSSTPPAAAATTTTTTITLPV from the coding sequence ATGCGTACATTCAAACGAGGATTCTTCTGCTCGGATCTGTCATTGCGTTATCCGTATCATGAGTGCACCATTACTGTGCCCATGCTGCTGGTAATGATGCTATTGATGCCCATGCTCTTCATCAGTGTTGTGGAAGTGATGCGCATTTGCAAGCACTTTCGCATGCGTCAGTATATAAGGAATCTTTGGCGATCGCAGGCTACATTCAGTTTTGGTTTCATAGCCACGTACTTGACGACGGAATTGGCCAAGCATGTGGTGGGTAGACTACGTCCGCACTTTTATAGTGCATGCCAACCACGATTGCACGACGGCAGTAGCTGTGCCGATACCCAGAACGCTGATCTATATGTGGAGCAATTCTATTGCAGTAATCGAAATATATCGTCGAGACAGATACGTGAATTACATGTTAGTTTCCCCAGTGCCCACAGTAGTCTCAGTTTCTATTCGATGTGCCTGTTGGCGTTCTATGTCCATAGTGCTTGGCAGGGCAGAGGCAGTACAAGAGTGTTACGTCACATCTTACAATTCCTATTGCTAATGTCGGCATGGTATGTATCATTGAGCCGTGTGGCCGATTATTGGCACCATTGGTCCGATGTCTTGGCCGGCGCCGTCCTGGGCGTTGTCTATGCCTCGATCACGGCCATCTATGTGGGCGATCTGTTGCGTGTACGAGCGATCTATTCGGTGTCTGGCAGCAGTGCCAATGGTCGTGGTGGTTGCCATCATCAtaaccatcatcatcatctgcatCATCAATTGCTGGCCGAGAATAATAATTCCAGTACATCGACTAAAGTGCATTTTCTGCAATCAGCAACGACAacgccatcgccatcgccgCCGTTGCCATTGCCGCTACTGGGTAATAATATCAATGATAtcgatgataatgataatgataatgacgTTGACGATCATAATGAAGTAgttgatgacgacgacgatgatgatgatgtctaTAAGCCGCCCACATCACGATCATCGACAccgcctgctgctgctgctactactactactactaccatAACGCTGCCGGTCTAA